One segment of uncultured Propionivibrio sp. DNA contains the following:
- the thpR gene encoding RNA 2',3'-cyclic phosphodiesterase produces the protein MRLFFALWPSSEAAESLASVARDCALRFGGRPTRAETVHMTLAFIGEQPDARLDEIVAAAGSVVFAPFDVQLDRLGVWRHNRLLWAGCRTVPEPLSALTGGLHLALAQANVRFEAESRPFNPHVSLLRSVPASVFPVLPPSLSPRVWRCERFVLIASQGLADGVGYRHVAEFSARL, from the coding sequence ATGCGCTTGTTCTTCGCGCTCTGGCCGTCATCCGAGGCTGCTGAATCGCTTGCCAGCGTCGCCCGTGATTGCGCCTTGCGCTTCGGCGGACGGCCAACGCGGGCGGAGACGGTGCATATGACACTGGCGTTCATCGGAGAGCAGCCGGACGCTCGCCTGGACGAGATCGTTGCAGCCGCCGGATCTGTCGTTTTCGCACCGTTCGATGTGCAACTCGACCGGCTCGGTGTCTGGCGCCATAACCGCTTGTTGTGGGCGGGCTGCCGGACGGTACCCGAGCCGCTGTCCGCATTGACCGGGGGACTGCATTTGGCGCTCGCTCAGGCGAATGTGCGCTTCGAGGCCGAATCACGGCCATTCAATCCGCATGTGAGCTTGTTGCGCTCGGTGCCGGCTTCGGTTTTTCCCGTGTTGCCGCCGAGCCTGTCGCCGCGCGTCTGGCGTTGCGAGCGTTTTGTCCTGATCGCCTCGCAAGGTTTGGCCGACGGGGTCGGCTATCGACACGTTGCCGAGTTTTCGGCTCGCCTGTGA
- the ggt gene encoding gamma-glutamyltransferase → MIANKLRNAGVALVLAFAAANAMSASLPAVEARRGMVVSEQRLASVVGVDILRQGGNAIDAAVAVGYALAVVHPCCGNLGGGGFMTLRLADGRTTFVDFREKAPMAAAPDMYCDAQGNVIKEASLYGYRAVAVPGSVLGLDTAWRRYGRLSRAAVMAPAIRLAREGFVLSRADTDILDTSLARLRQDPEAARIFLRRDGSPLQPGDRLVQADLARTLAAISRHGPPAFYRGRIAQAIEIAAMRHGGILTAADFAAYAVSERTPLQCQYRGYVVYSAPPPSSGGTALCESLNVLEGFDLKGMGAGSAQALAVMTEAMRQAFLDRNTFLGDPDFVDVPLMHLLSPEYAKSIRSAISGRARSSAEVSPARLSKESTETTHYSIVDADGNAAAVTTTINGRFGAAVIAPGTGFFLNNEMDDFTVAPGAANLYGLVQGAANAIAPGRRPLSSMAPTLVTRDGRVFMVLGSPGGARIISIVLQTLLNVIDHGMAPQEAVDASRIHHQWLPDTVYYETRGVSADTREALQARGYTLLEQSPWGALGLIVVGGVADAARGAASSGNDAAVSGALRSGFLYGAADPRRPAGAALGY, encoded by the coding sequence GTGATCGCGAATAAATTACGGAATGCGGGCGTTGCGCTGGTTCTGGCTTTTGCCGCCGCGAACGCCATGTCGGCGTCCTTGCCGGCGGTGGAAGCGCGTCGCGGCATGGTCGTCAGCGAGCAGCGGCTGGCGTCGGTAGTCGGCGTCGATATCCTGCGCCAGGGCGGTAATGCGATCGATGCTGCCGTTGCCGTCGGTTATGCGCTGGCGGTGGTGCATCCGTGCTGCGGCAATCTGGGTGGCGGCGGTTTCATGACGCTGCGCCTTGCCGACGGTCGCACGACGTTCGTCGATTTTCGCGAAAAGGCACCGATGGCGGCGGCGCCGGACATGTACTGCGATGCTCAAGGCAATGTCATCAAGGAGGCGAGTCTTTACGGCTATCGCGCGGTGGCTGTGCCCGGCAGCGTACTCGGTCTCGACACGGCCTGGCGTCGCTATGGACGCCTGTCGCGGGCGGCGGTGATGGCGCCGGCGATCCGGCTGGCGCGCGAGGGCTTCGTGCTGTCGCGCGCCGACACCGATATTCTCGACACATCGCTGGCGCGGTTGCGTCAGGATCCCGAGGCCGCGCGCATATTCCTGCGCCGTGACGGTAGTCCGCTGCAGCCGGGCGACCGCCTGGTTCAGGCGGATCTTGCCCGTACGTTGGCCGCGATCTCCCGCCACGGGCCGCCGGCGTTCTACCGCGGACGCATCGCGCAGGCCATCGAAATCGCGGCGATGCGTCACGGCGGCATCCTTACCGCGGCCGATTTCGCCGCGTATGCGGTGTCCGAGCGTACGCCGCTGCAGTGCCAGTATCGCGGCTATGTCGTGTATTCGGCGCCTCCGCCGAGTTCGGGCGGAACGGCGCTGTGCGAAAGCCTCAATGTGCTGGAAGGCTTCGATCTGAAAGGCATGGGCGCCGGTTCGGCTCAGGCGCTGGCGGTAATGACCGAGGCGATGCGTCAGGCATTTCTCGATCGCAACACCTTCCTCGGCGATCCCGATTTCGTCGATGTGCCGCTGATGCACCTGCTCTCGCCGGAATATGCAAAAAGCATTCGATCGGCCATCTCGGGGCGGGCGCGGTCTTCGGCAGAAGTGTCGCCGGCACGTCTGTCGAAGGAATCAACCGAGACGACCCACTATTCGATCGTCGATGCTGACGGCAATGCCGCCGCCGTGACGACGACGATCAACGGGCGTTTTGGCGCGGCTGTCATCGCCCCGGGGACGGGATTCTTCCTGAATAACGAAATGGACGATTTCACCGTCGCGCCGGGGGCGGCGAACCTGTACGGACTCGTCCAGGGGGCGGCGAACGCGATTGCGCCGGGCAGGCGCCCCTTGTCGTCGATGGCACCGACGCTGGTGACGCGTGACGGTCGGGTATTCATGGTGCTCGGCTCGCCGGGCGGCGCGCGCATCATCAGCATCGTGTTACAGACGCTGCTCAACGTCATCGACCATGGCATGGCGCCTCAGGAAGCCGTCGATGCGTCGCGCATTCATCACCAGTGGCTGCCGGACACGGTGTATTACGAAACGCGCGGTGTGTCGGCCGATACGCGTGAAGCGCTGCAGGCGCGGGGCTATACGTTGCTCGAACAGTCGCCCTGGGGTGCGCTCGGCCTCATCGTCGTCGGCGGTGTCGCCGATGCCGCGCGAGGGGCTGCCAGTTCGGGGAACGACGCGGCCGTCTCGGGCGCCTTGCGCTCGGGATTCCTCTATGGCGCCGCCGATCCGCGCCGCCCGGCCGGTGCGGCGCTTGGCTATTGA
- a CDS encoding bifunctional metallophosphatase/5'-nucleotidase, translating to MFIIKRRLRKGLALVGSASLRIRRAWRIMRGFRASVPATEGNDMRWWRKRSSAALSVLAALSVLAGCATFGASSPAPTVTVSLVGFNDFHGQLLPGNGSVPVARSGSDAVERVPAGGAAYLAALVKRLRAENPDNTLVVAAGDLIGASPLVSSLFHDEPTIEVLNRIGVSVSSVGNHEFEKGREELFRLQRGGCHPVSADGTQGVVGRDTCMTGGRFEGAKFSYLGANVIDRQSGRPLLPAYAVREVGGVRIGFVGVTLKETPATMPRKLVEGLDFADEVATINALVPTLLHDERVAFVVALLHQGGETTARAINDTACPGFSGAVLRIVDRLDPAVQVVMTGHTHEEYVCTRPDGRLMTQAGNYGRMATKIDLVVEPRSGRVLAKSARTHVAANRGVAKDDDVDGMVSRYAALTAERAQAIVGHLAAPLSRTANRTGERPLGNVLADAYLFGGQAGVPADQAAQIAFVNPGGIRAELSGDPVRGLDVSFGQLYAVHPFGNTLPTLSLTGEQLRRVLEQQWESPQPPSGNVLAVSAGFAYAWDAAQPIGAAPGQGQRVVPGSMTLHGVPIDSKATYRVTVNSFLAHGGDNFSVFSEAPTLAESERDLDVLMAYFRVQGVVKVPALDRIGRRN from the coding sequence GTTCCGGGCGTCGGTCCCGGCGACGGAGGGCAATGACATGCGGTGGTGGCGAAAGAGGAGCAGCGCGGCGCTCAGCGTGCTGGCGGCGCTGAGCGTGCTGGCCGGGTGTGCGACGTTCGGTGCGTCGAGCCCAGCGCCGACGGTGACGGTGTCGCTGGTCGGTTTCAACGATTTTCACGGGCAGTTGCTGCCGGGAAACGGTAGCGTGCCGGTCGCCCGGTCCGGTTCCGATGCGGTGGAGCGGGTGCCGGCCGGCGGCGCCGCTTATCTGGCGGCCCTTGTCAAACGGCTGCGGGCAGAGAATCCGGACAACACGCTGGTCGTCGCCGCCGGTGATCTGATCGGCGCCTCGCCGCTGGTGTCGAGCCTCTTCCATGACGAGCCGACGATCGAGGTGCTCAATCGTATCGGCGTCTCGGTCTCCTCGGTCGGTAACCATGAATTCGAGAAAGGGCGCGAGGAACTGTTCCGCCTGCAGCGCGGCGGCTGTCATCCGGTCTCGGCGGACGGGACGCAGGGCGTGGTCGGGCGCGATACCTGCATGACGGGCGGGCGCTTCGAGGGCGCGAAATTCAGCTATCTCGGTGCCAATGTCATCGACCGGCAGAGCGGGCGCCCCTTGCTTCCCGCCTATGCCGTGCGCGAAGTTGGCGGTGTCCGCATCGGCTTTGTCGGCGTCACGCTCAAGGAAACGCCGGCGACGATGCCGCGCAAGCTGGTCGAGGGGCTGGACTTCGCTGACGAGGTGGCGACGATCAACGCGCTGGTGCCGACGCTGCTTCATGACGAACGGGTTGCCTTCGTCGTCGCCCTGTTGCATCAGGGTGGCGAGACGACGGCGCGCGCGATCAACGATACGGCGTGTCCCGGTTTTTCCGGCGCGGTCCTGCGCATCGTCGACCGGCTCGATCCGGCGGTGCAGGTGGTGATGACCGGCCATACGCATGAGGAATATGTCTGCACGCGCCCCGACGGACGGCTGATGACGCAGGCCGGCAATTACGGGCGGATGGCGACCAAGATCGACCTCGTCGTCGAGCCGCGTTCTGGCCGCGTGCTTGCCAAGTCGGCGCGGACGCATGTGGCTGCGAACCGGGGTGTGGCGAAAGACGATGATGTCGATGGCATGGTCAGCCGTTACGCGGCGCTGACCGCCGAGCGCGCCCAGGCGATCGTCGGACATCTGGCGGCGCCCTTGTCGCGCACCGCCAATCGGACGGGCGAGCGGCCACTCGGCAATGTGCTCGCCGATGCGTATCTGTTCGGCGGACAGGCCGGCGTCCCGGCGGATCAGGCGGCGCAGATCGCTTTCGTCAATCCCGGCGGCATTCGTGCCGAGTTGTCCGGCGATCCGGTCCGCGGGCTCGATGTCAGCTTCGGACAGTTGTACGCCGTGCATCCCTTCGGCAATACGCTGCCGACCCTGTCGCTGACCGGCGAGCAACTGCGCCGCGTGCTCGAACAGCAGTGGGAATCGCCGCAGCCGCCAAGCGGCAATGTGCTGGCGGTGTCGGCCGGTTTTGCCTACGCCTGGGATGCGGCGCAGCCGATCGGTGCAGCGCCGGGGCAAGGGCAGCGCGTCGTGCCCGGATCGATGACGCTGCACGGTGTGCCGATCGATTCGAAGGCGACGTATCGCGTCACGGTCAATTCCTTCCTCGCACACGGCGGCGATAATTTCAGCGTCTTCAGCGAGGCGCCGACGCTGGCCGAAAGCGAGCGTGACCTTGATGTGCTGATGGCATATTTCAGGGTGCAGGGCGTGGTGAAGGTTCCGGCGCTCGACCGGATCGGTCGGCGCAACTGA